Sequence from the Carassius gibelio isolate Cgi1373 ecotype wild population from Czech Republic chromosome A7, carGib1.2-hapl.c, whole genome shotgun sequence genome:
AGTTaatgaaaaatagaaatgttgcctggccaattaacttaaaataatgttatttttaagtaaaattactaaaactgaaaacaaataGTACTTTTCATCTAAGCctaaaatactaaaatgaaaaaaaaaatatatttaaaataaagctgaaaataaataaacaatatagatataaatgtaagatgaaaacttgaaataaatgaaaatcagaTAAATTTAAAGTACTAAACCTGAATATGGAAactaataaaagtataaatagaatgattaaactaataaaaaattgaaaataaacaaaattactacaattaaaattaaaatataaaaaatgaagaccgataataaaaagaaaaaaatgaaagctgCAGCAATTTCTACTACttagcaaataaaaataataataattttgaacaaACAGACAATAATCGTATCATGAATTCTAAACCTAGTACagtggtaagtgtattttatgcaGTAATGGggtcatcaaaatataataattaactcgtgctcttttgtttatttactttattttttatacaaaaatgttaTACAAATACCAAAAGTGTAaagatatgatttatttatttttttttggggggggggggggggggtcatatcGCCCAGACCtataatatattacatacaaTGTATGAAAAACATATTAGTCAACTACTAGTAAaaaccaacaaaataataaaattaattaaaaataagttaaaaataagTTTATAAAAATGATTCTTTATACACATCTCATTGCAAAGAtctcagcagagagagagagagactgcatcCAGATCATTCAGGACCGGCTTCCAAAACTGAAACCAAACCTCATACCGGATTATATTTCACAGTCGGCCGAGACTGAAAACAAGCCACGAAGTTAGAGACCAGTCACAATTGTTTGCAGGAAACCGGCCCAGAATGCATCTGTCAGCGGTATAACATGATAAACATTAGCCCCACCTCCGTCCCCAGAGGACTGGCCAGCAGTGACATCATCGGTGATGTCATCAGGAAGAGAACAGCCCGCACCCACAACTGTGTGTGAAAGACAGCGagaggacgtgtgtgtgtgtgtttgtgtgtgtgtgtgtgagagagagagtggagtGCAGAAAGAGGTGTGCGTGTAGTTAGAGACAGACAAATACAAGAAACCACAGCAGCAGTAcacgagagagagaaagtgtgtgttgtGGAGAagtagcagagagagagagagagagagagagagagaaagtgtgtgttgtGGAGAagtagcagagagagagagagagagagagagagagtgtgtgtgttgtggagaagtagcagagagagagagagagagaaagtgtgtgttgtGGAGAagtagcagagagagagagagagagagacagagagaaagtgtgtgttgtGGAGAagtagcagagagagagagacagagagaaagtgtgtgttgtGGAGAagtagcagagagagagagacagagagaaagtgtgtgttgtGGAGAagtagcagagagagagagagagagagagagagagaagcgtgTTAAATCAAATAAGCTTCATCACAGTGAGATCTGAGCACatgcagagagacagacagagacagaggagagaagagacaAACGCTTCAATTCTCtgaaaatagagagagagaaatcaaaaacattttcattattcaaaataaagctgaaatgaagatttaaagggacagttcacctaaaaattcaaATCTCCCCATGattaactcaccctcaggccatcctagGTGTGTacgattttcttctttcagacaaatcaaataggagttatattaaaaaaaacactctgGCTCTTCCGAactttataatggaagtgaatgtgtGTTATATTTCAATCGTCCAAAAGACATCAAATAAAGCGCATCCATCCATAGTTTAAGCGACTCACACAGGTCCAGGGGGTGAATGAAGGCCTCCTGAAGCGAATCGATGCTTTTTGTacgaaaaatatcaatatttaaaactttataaaccgtaATCTGTAGCTTCCGCTAGCTGTCGTGCgagaagtataaaaaaaaacgaagatttgtaaagaaaaatgttgaagGATTTTGAtttaagccaagaggagactggttttcgtTCGCTCCTGTAAACAAACCGGAGCTGTGTGAGGTGCTTATACTAATAATGGATGCGTTTTATTTGACATCTTTTAGACTACTgaaaaataacacccattcactgtaggggtgggcgatatctcgatatttaaaatatatcgagatattttttaaacacgatatggattttgacatatcgtatatatcgatatgttgtttatatttaattctgattccgccactttgcttctttgccttctctgtgctgtgctcgcccccgctcgctcgctcgcccccgcctccttgcttttgtccccactCCCTTCGCGGAACTAGTCTAAAAAACAAAGTCTAAAAACaaaaggacaactggctccattatatggagatactttggTTTTAAGGCGTAGGACGAACAGAAGGCAGATGTCTAACGTAGGGCccaatgatttccgcgatgcagaaaacgaggacggaatccagtcataaaaacggtatttacagtttaacgcggaatgtcacggaattggttaaattttgaatgaattatcaaaagtaggtcatgcacttaaatcaaatcgcgatatagactaatatctgcaaatattaacccggaaaagtctatttaaatatgaatcctgcatgttctgcgtgtctgtgttaacgaatggcgcagaagcgcgtcttcattcattaaacacacagaAGTGCGCGTGACGCtacggtgatttcagcgtctttccTATCACTGATAAAGATGTGAaaacatgaggaacatctccagaactgcaccgagagtcacttcatgagcatctgaccgtttgatttgagtaagactagctcatatcacatcatagactgtagtatcacatacacagaactgtaaaggtaaacccgtcaaaataaaagtatttggcagaaatattttactattgttcagcagaatgtacatagcccactactactattattaaaatgaaatgaacatatttttttaaggaataatcacacaacatttcttccatgttttatttttaatagtaaatcccctttgtttaccaaaaaataaagtttgcttaattttaaataattaaaagataaattaaataaatgttttatgccttcatttgacaaccagaaaaatgtaaatacacagaatttctgaagggaaaaaatttcacataaggctattttaagatttttttaaaactaattaagttgtttttatgcatttcaataattacacatgctaaaacacagaattaggtaacaataaagcatatggtgaagaaaaaaataaaacgtttcatagggccctaaacatgtaatatttggcatatttgtttttgcagtagttttaggggggttatttttcctgtaaagatatcgagatatatatcgcatatcgagatatagcaaaatatatcgagatatattttttgctccatatcgcccagccctaattcaCTGCCATAATgtagcttggaagagccagggcatttttttttatatatatatatataaaactcctagtggatttgtctgaaagagaaatgtcatacacacctaggatggcttgagggtgagtaaatcatggggtaattaaaatttttgggtgaactatccctttaaatctaaaCACTGGAtgataaatgtgattttaatcactgtaGTATTAACTATGATCATCATATAATATGGTGCTGAGTGTTTACCTTTCCTCACCACCTTAATGGGCGACTGCGGCACCTCTACAGGCGGAGCTTCTACAGACTCCTCCCCCCATTGGCTGGGCCTCTCACTGGGGGCGGGATCAGAGAACTCCGCCCCCACTCCGTCGGTCAAAGGACTCCTTTCATTGGCCGTCTCATTAGTGGGCGTGTCATCTGAATCCTGACTCCACCCGTCCTCAAGATCTCGGAAGATCAGCTGCCGGAGGGTTTCCActgagaaaacaagaaaaacattgTAAGTTGCCAGTAAACAAGATATTGAAGAGCTgaactgtgttgtgttttgttttatcagcTATAGGAGCAAAATAGTTGGTACTGACTTCTGATTGGACAGAAATGGTCTATTCCTCTCATTAAGTGCTTTCAGAGTTATTCCAGTATTATCTATACActatttattatttcaatttttttgtatttttttttataggttttaGTCAATTTTATGAATTCTAATCAGTGATTAAGTTTGTCGATTTAATATGTACCTTAAGTAAAATAAgctatttcagttaacaaaaatacatatttataatagtttcaacatttattattttaatttattttacttcataACAGGTGTTTGGTTACAGCTTTCTTGGCTCTTTTCATGGCGAGAAACAAGTTGAAACAGCATAAAAAGAGCCATTTAGAAACTTATGTAAATGTTTCCTTCAGACAAAAAATTGCTTTAGATGAAAAGATTTGATTCAGGGTTCACCCTTAATTTCAGATTAATCTCCCAGAGTttcatatttaatactttttaagagctgcacaaataaaatcaataccaTATGAGTGGGGTAGGGCAGTGTATAGTAACATATTTAGCTGTAAAGCATGATTTATAGTTCAGATACAAGTTTTCAAACTAcaggttttataaaataaacttaacatttcagcctttaaaccacTTATAAGAAAATTAATCaaagtataaattattatattaattaaaaaacattgatTTTCAATTTGTCTGAACAAAAACTGAAAAGGCAAGTGCATTttctaccagcaggtggcgcattTGGAACAGCAGACATTGTGAATACAGTGGTTTTCCCTGACTTTGAAATGTGCAGcactcatgtttatttcatgaaaTCACACATTAAGCCGTAAAAATTTTCATCTTCCTGTCCTCAAATGTAAGACCTCCTGAAAttataattaagactttcttgtaTCATTAAATTTGACAATTAAATGTACTCCCATCTCCGAAGCGAAAACAATGGCTCACCGTCCTGGAGAGCAGCTTCGGCTACAGCAGCTTTGGTTCGGGGGGACCCGTCTCCATCCTGATGATGGTGTGTGTCCGATCCGTCTGTTGGTGTGAGAGCGGCTTCATCATCACTGACAGAGTCCTGCTCCAGAGACACGGACGACTCCAGCACATCTGAGAGACACGGGGGAAATCATGTCATGAACTTCTGGTGCATTTTACATCAAACAGCACAGGAAACGTCTGAGCTTAGTTGTGCAATTTAATGCATGAAGTATTATAAAAAACCTTCAGATTAATGTGCACTTTCCAAGAAAATCACTTATGTCTAAAATCTTCAGCCTTTAGAATGAATAAGAATATTTTACACAGTAACTGTTCATTTCAGCAGTTTTGCACACGTagaattgtttgtttttactgaATGTATGAAATTGCATTATGTACTACTGTTCGAAAGTGTCTGGCACCTCCTCTCtcagcgccgtcaaaataaaagtcccacctccAACACTTCGCCCAAGCAGAAAAAGTTATCAGCCGATGCAgttatttgaaaaatgacaaatatcggccgatatatcggttgaaCAAAGTCTTCAGATTCACATGATATACAGAAATCATCATAATATACTGACTTACTGCCcaacaaacatttctgatcatcatCAGTATTGAAAACGCACTGATTCTCATTTCTGTGAAAAAACGGTGATGCATTGCATTTGAAACGTATTGCTTTATAATGACCATTTGATCCATTTAAATCATCCTCTATAGCAAaaatttgaatggtagtatatatgCTATTTTTGATTTCCTGATTTTGGCATTTACAACACACAGTTCACACACTGCTCTCACCTAAAGCATTGTCAGATGAGCGCACACCTGAGGACCTGAAACAGAGCAGACGTGAGTTCATCAGATCTAGTGATGATACGGCTGTATGTCAGTGtttgtgtgctgatggtgtgacGTACGGCGCTGGCGATCCTTGTTTGCTCGATCCTGCTCCTAGACTGGCAGCAGCGATCGTCTTCTCCAGCAGATCTTTCCAACTGTGAGGAAACATGAAGGAATGATTAAAGCTCCCTGATTGGCTGCAATCCTGTCAATCACACGAGCAGCCAATGAGGGCCGAGCGGAGACTCACGTGTTCTTCTCTGACGACGTCCCGGCCACCAGCTCGTAGATCTGACTCTCAGACGTGCTGATCACGTACAGAGCTTTATTGTCTGCAAGACGGAAATGAGTTCAtcaaatactttaaataataagGGTGTATTGAGAAGATTCAGAGTTCACTCAGTGAGCGTAAAACATGAAGCAGCTCGTGAAGCTTCCACTCTCACCGGTGGCAACCAATCGGACGAGGGCGGAGTCGAGGCGCAGGATTGGGCAGAAGGGGATCTTGAGGTCTGGAGCTCCGCCCAGCGAGCGTGACGGACAGCGCAGGACGAGGCGCTCGTCTGCACCCCTCTGAAGGAGCACCAGCAGATCTGAGAGCAGCAGCGCCTGCACCTCTGGGACGGCCCAAACATCACACACACGTTATCTCACGTCTACAAGCTCTGAGCTCAGATATGTGCTATTACACTTCACTCAAACCATTAAACACTttccttaaataaaaaatatttaaaaatatttaacattaactcaaaatataaaatgaaaaacaacttATTTTAGCTTTCCTAAGGCAACacttgatttactaaaataattCAATCTAAAACAGATTTTATCAATAAATATCGAACTTCTAATAAATAGATTTgcttaataaaaattaacaacACACATAAACctactaataaaaaatacaacaacaaaattactaaagcaTTGCCTACACTAATGAAAacgaaaaaatataatatatattattaaatttaataatcatatttaaaatgttacattgaaaagaaaatatttaaataaaatgtattaatatttaatataacaaataatatatttaatcaaatgacttaatttaaaagttaagatattttaatataataaaatataatttaatatatttgaaatacatacagacacaaatatataatgtataagtatatttatgtatatgtatttgtgtgatATATATTTTGCTATTGCAACACAGCATgattgaataatatatttttatatataaactgcACATCTACAAGTCAACATAGGAAAGGAACTGCCTTTAGATAAATGTGCATTACTGGATTGTAGCAAAAGCTCCTGTATGGAGTAATGCATCTCAGCAGACACTATGGTAACTGGTGATTTTGAATTAGTTGCACTTTGATTGTGTTCTGTGTCGGTGTGCGTCACACATCTGTACCGATGGCCTTGTCCTTGCTGACCCTCCAGGTGAGCGACCCCTCGTGGATCATCCTCTTCGTGGTGAGATCCAGGCTCTGAGAGAGAAGCGACAGCATGAAGATCTCTGTGACTGTGAGTGAGTGATGATGGGACGGGGACGGCTCTCACCTTGAACTGTGCTGCGAGGGGATTGGCCAGCCGCTCCAGAGGCGTCAGGTCCAGCCTGCGCTGGTACTGTCCGAGCCGATGCCGGTGCTCCGTCTCTCTGACCACCTCATTGACCGCCTGCAGTATACCACGACACCGGGCCTGAGCTCTCTGGAGCAGCGGCAGGTCCGGAGACGACGCTGCACACAGATATAACACACAGAGGAGGGTTAGCGCCAGTCGTTCTCATGAtcctgacgtgtgtgtgtgtgtgtgtgtgtgtggactcacGCTCGCTGTGTTTGATGATGTTGTCCAGCAGAAGAGGGTATTTAGTCAAGCGCTGCATCTCAGCCACCAGCAGATCCTTCAGCTGTAACCTGCGACAGTGAGGACTGGCCTCacactcctacacacacacacacacacacacacacacacacacacgtgagtcACGGGGGGCTGGAGACGCACCACAGGGCCCTGGAGCAGGTCTTACCTGTATGAGGTGAGCGAAGCGAGGGTCTTTACGCTGTTTGCTCTTGATGAGCTCCAGCGCTTGACTCTGCTGACTGCACAGATGAGACACCTGCTCCTCGAACTGATCTCCAGCCTCGCCctccagctgcacacacacacacacacgcgcacacacacacacaaaaccatcaCTTTTGAAGGAACAGCtcaccccaaaataaacatttctgacagTTTCCTCTCCCTCAAGCCATGTAAGATTAggacgagtttgtttcttcatcagatttggagaaatgtagcattgcatcacttgttcagtatgctctgcagtgaatgggtgccgtcagaacgagagtccaaacagctgataaaaacatcacaataatccacagcactccatcAGTTAACACTTTGTGAaatgaaaaactgcatgtttatgagaaacaaatccataattgAGATGTGTTTAACATCAAATGAGTTGAAAGTCcatatatataagtattatagtccataattaataataatgcttcctACAGTATAATAGTCCTTCATCTGTTTTGGCTTTTAAACGATGCTTGacctgtgcagatttctctcctgatccaGGCAGAATGACTTTTCAagagaggaagtgttattatggatgaTGGAAGCAGCAGTTGAAGGTTAAAAACTCCTTAATAATGGATCTGTTGCAGCTTTTATCTTCTGAatgcattaactgatggactggagagctgtggattattgtgatgtgtctatcagctgtttggactctcgttctgacggcacccactcACTGatgagcatccattgatgagactctgatgcagtgctacatttctccaaaccggATGAAGAAACAGACATCTTGGATGGCCCAAGAGAGAGCAGATTTTTGATGAACTTTTCCTCAAACTCCTCTAAGACGAGAGGAGCGAGGCACTCACTCTGGCCAGCATGATGTCCCCGATGCCCTGAACGACCGGCGATTCCCTGCGCTTCTTCATGGCCTCACATAAGCTCGCTGGGATAGAGAAACATCATCAGACCTGGAGTATTACATCTACACGCATGCATTCATCAGAGCGCTGCATTCAGTTCATAGGTTTGTTAAGTCTTATGTCCACCCTGCAGGAATACATGTGTCTTACAAGACTAAATATACAGCAGTCAGCGCAAACACAACAGTAAAGGATCCCAGTGTCTGAGTGTTTGACCAGCACTGACCGTGGAGCTCGTAGACGTGCCGCAGGTTCAGGAAGATACAGGACAGCTCTTCAGGACTGAGGACGCTCTGCATCTTCTGATAAAACACCTGGTCCAGGACCCTGAGCGTCCGCAGGTGAGACGCCTCCGTGGTGTACAGCTCTGAAGAACAGAGAGTTAAACacctgagctacacacacacacacacacacacacacacacacgctctgatCGCTTAATCTGCTACAACATCACCAGAACCTGCTCAAACCTCGAGCTACAGTTGAAGAGGTTTAACTATTCTCCACATAAAACACACCGAACCTGACGAGGCTCTGACAGCGTAATATCCTCAGATCTTCTCACGTGCCTCTCAAAACATCCTGAGATTTGGGTTACAACTTCTTAAAATTGTTCATGTTCTTCCATTTAACCCATAAACGCACTGAAGTCTGAGGCTCGAGGctatctgaaatcactgtatTAGTTTTCACAGACGTATCATCTTAAAACAAACGAAACATCTCCAGCGTGTCTGGGATTGTCGTGAAGCTCATTTCTCCGTCCCGAGGAGAAACACTGCTCATTACAGAGACACAGACGCCTGACGGATCTGATGAAACTCTCTCGTATTTCACGGTTCATGCTTCACCCTGAGCTGGTTATTACTTGGAGGAAGTCATGCactgagatttaaaataatttattaaagatGTCCAGTGTGTGACAGACACAGTCAGTGTATTAAACTGTTGATAGTTGATGTGATATTATAAAGCTCTTCACAATCCTGCCCCCTGCTGGTCTCACTAACACATCTCACAACAGCAACCTAGTCTTAAACTGCCTCGTTTACAACAGTAAACACAGATTAACTAGATTAAAGTGTTTTGACTGTTTGTTTATTCttataaaaatgcatacatttgcTTAAATACATATTCCATTTCtaggcgaactaaccctttaatgaagaGTTTACCTATTGTTTGTGTACTTTAAATCAGTGCTTAGTGTAATATCTCCCATTATAAGTGTCTTAAAATGAGCTGCAGTGACTGATGTCATGTCACAGATGCTGTAAAGTTGAACTGAacaggaaatatttatttaataaatgcagatGTTTAAATAGAAGCGAGTCGTTTCTGCACCacaaaatgactgttttcaaacaggtttcccagtGTCCTGCCTTTGCTCAGTCAAGCGTGTGTGACGAGACCTGActtcagtgtgtgtctgtgtaagtgtGTACCGTAGATGACGGCCTGTCGGTCGATCTCTCGTGAGCTGAGAGACGCCAGGACGTGTGGCTCCACCGTCTCCTGCCAGTTGTGTGAGTCAACCACATCCTCGTCCAGAGCCGGAGCGTCCGGTAACAGAGCCACCGGAGCGTCCAGCATCCTgaggacggagagagagagagagagagagtgagacgcACGAGCAGAGACAGAGCAGAGACAGAACGAGAGCTGATAAACCTCACCTGCGCTGAGAGCGAGGTGTGTACGGCGGCGTCGGGTTCTCCAGCGATCTGAAAGAACACTAATAAAGTTAGAAACTCAACAcagaagaaaatgtaatttaatttaatggatTTATCTATTGAATGTTGCTAGGGCTGCAACAACTACTCTATAAAAATCGATAATGTaaatagtggtcgaccgatatatcggccgatatttagacattattttaACGGAGTGTCTATTTGtgtcccgtgtgtgtgtgtgtgtgtaccgtgcCGAGCTGCTGGAGGCTGAAGACGAAGCGCTGTGATGTAACAGCCTCAGTCCAGGCCCCTCCCTCTCCTCCACATCCTCCATATCCACATCACTACGAGAACGAGGGACAGACTCCGCCCCCGCCCCGCCTCCTCGCCGACGCCCCTCCCCCTGAGCCTTCAGAGACTCGCTGCGAGCCAGTCGCACTGATATGGTCGGACTGAGGAGGAGAATAAACCAATCAGCATCAACTCATTAAAGCTGGACGTCTTGGATGACGTGTAACTGTGTTGTGACCTGTCCATGCTGTCCTCTCCAAAACTGCTGGAGGACAGGGTCTGTCCCTCACTGTCCCCTTCTTCAACCGAGTCTGAGTTATTCTCAAACTGCTGAATGATGTTTCTCACGCTGCCAGGACGAACTGTGGACACAAACACAGTCAGTCATTAATATTCCTGCTCCAATTGTGTACAACACAACACTTTTGTATTGTTTAACATCAATGTTTTGAATATTTACTAAAACTACACTACTACTGTGTGTCCTTGAATAAATGAAACgagcaaaaaaaggaaaaaagaagtaAAATGACGTCTTGTCTGAgaaactgatgaaaataaaatgagttttaaacaagaacaaaaaccTATCAATGGCCTCAAAACACTTCAAGATCTTATTGACACATTTGTTCTTGTTTCAAGCATAAACtcatatcattatatatatataataaaaaatatattaatatataactgaaatgaaaaaacaaaacaaatgaagatGTAAAAGTGGAGGAGGTGTACCTTCAGCCGGGGACAAAGGAACATGGAACGCTGGAGACATAAACAAACCATGAGAAAATGATACAAACGACAGCGTTTCacactaaaataaagaaaactaaataaacactGAACGACTCAAAcacgtgctgtgtgtgtgtgtgtgtgtgtgtttactggacTGGGACGTGCTTCTGGGTTTGCCGATGTACTTCAGGATGGGATTGCGCTTCTTGTCGTCTCCGTCCTTCTCTCGTCTGGCGCTGCTCAGCTGTGTGTGAGACGTGAAGAGCATCGTGAGGATCCAGTCAGAGCCAGAGCTGGTCCGATCACTGCACACCACACATTACCTTCTTCGCTTTAGGAAAGAACGGGAGCCACTTTTCCTTCTCGGACATCAAGCCGGGGAACACTTTGGAGTCTCTGAGTTTAATGCCCGAGTGTCTGAGGTAGAGATGAACCGCAGACGCTAGCGGAGAGCTGACAGCAGAACAACGGTCAGCATCCTCATCTAATCTCATATAATCACAGAAATCAGCGCTAGCGCAGGATTGAAGCTCATACCTTCGGTCCTCCTCATGTTTGGAGCTGGAAGGAGAGGAAGCTGCTGTTAGACGACTGGATTTACTCAGACACACACCTGAAGAGAGACAGGGTCCCGTGACGGACGCCTCATGCTGTGTGTACAGCGGTCATGTGACCCGTCtgtgggtcatgtgactgctcCGCGTCCAGGCGTGTCCCGGGACCTTTGTATCTCACGCTAGCtcactttcagtttatttctgtcacCTGACGGCTTTATAACCCGTGCTGCTGGTTTATGGTAGATTTCTCCTGTTGGTTTTACAGCATATTAACCAGACGGGGTATAGTGTGTGCCTTTTCT
This genomic interval carries:
- the arhgef11 gene encoding rho guanine nucleotide exchange factor 11 isoform X2, encoding MSVRQPTSTLDRLSSLTLGDSERRSSPGQQRETLSDLPSDSAGTGLVQRCVVVQRDNLGFGFTVCGERIKLVQNVRPGGAAVKAGVQEGDRIIKVNGSLVSSMSHQEVVKMIKSGTYVALTLQGPPPSAASIPLQPLPTDPLPNHRTAPGEAPPPPPTPPTGSSTPTQRITGPKPLQDPEVQKHATEILRRMLEQEEAELQNLLEEHSRNPSSSLEERIERARRRASQVRVKIQQDVDGTRSEAVASYLTAGEGRLSVDSSEGDLEACESPFSSPSTFRIRRQGSDTLPSDSGGKSQIIGPEEEEEEEDGYSINETDGPFQDIELLKSRPAHMTVFMRYVFNQLLDPNPLLFYLSVEAYLGSSPKDARSLAPQICSHFLEPDAPVKIKVREEILTDIEGRLHAQEDIRGPLSELQQQVLPDIQEQLQDYRNKQTMGLGSLFGEGDLQQLDGDPVKERTVVDRQVLALWDILSKHEEDRSSPLASAVHLYLRHSGIKLRDSKVFPGLMSEKEKWLPFFPKAKKLSSARREKDGDDKKRNPILKYIGKPRSTSQSTFHVPLSPAEVRPGSVRNIIQQFENNSDSVEEGDSEGQTLSSSSFGEDSMDSPTISVRLARSESLKAQGEGRRRGGGAGAESVPRSRSDVDMEDVEEREGPGLRLLHHSASSSASSSSARSLENPTPPYTPRSQRRMLDAPVALLPDAPALDEDVVDSHNWQETVEPHVLASLSSREIDRQAVIYELYTTEASHLRTLRVLDQVFYQKMQSVLSPEELSCIFLNLRHVYELHASLCEAMKKRRESPVVQGIGDIMLARLEGEAGDQFEEQVSHLCSQQSQALELIKSKQRKDPRFAHLIQECEASPHCRRLQLKDLLVAEMQRLTKYPLLLDNIIKHSEPSSPDLPLLQRAQARCRGILQAVNEVVRETEHRHRLGQYQRRLDLTPLERLANPLAAQFKSLDLTTKRMIHEGSLTWRVSKDKAIEVQALLLSDLLVLLQRGADERLVLRCPSRSLGGAPDLKIPFCPILRLDSALVRLVATDNKALYVISTSESQIYELVAGTSSEKNTWKDLLEKTIAAASLGAGSSKQGSPAPSSGVRSSDNALDVLESSVSLEQDSVSDDEAALTPTDGSDTHHHQDGDGSPRTKAAVAEAALQDVETLRQLIFRDLEDGWSQDSDDTPTNETANERSPLTDGVGAEFSDPAPSERPSQWGEESVEAPPVEVPQSPIKVVRKVVGAGCSLPDDITDDVTAGQSSGDGGNMFYLVMPREASSALTDESSTDELKDSDASHSIHQTQDTSFISEEEEQETPCLSPADQSLTETLSHRDRPGQSPPSLQRHVIRNVDEIFSTMEELMRKLQHLRDIEADHYKLLKKLRKPLPVDKMSSDFVYKSPTAARMPSLDRGAGDGKEGVSTEPAQPEIQSTGF
- the arhgef11 gene encoding rho guanine nucleotide exchange factor 11 isoform X1, with translation MSVRQPTSTLDSPFAAWLSSLTLGDSERRSSPGQQRETLSDLPSDSAGTGLVQRCVVVQRDNLGFGFTVCGERIKLVQNVRPGGAAVKAGVQEGDRIIKVNGSLVSSMSHQEVVKMIKSGTYVALTLQGPPPSAASIPLQPLPTDPLPNHRTAPGEAPPPPPTPPTGSSTPTQRITGPKPLQDPEVQKHATEILRRMLEQEEAELQNLLEEHSRNPSSSLEERIERARRRASQVRVKIQQDVDGTRSEAVASYLTAGEGRLSVDSSEGDLEACESPFSSPSTFRIRRQGSDTLPSDSGGKSQIIGPEEEEEEEDGYSINETDGPFQDIELLKSRPAHMTVFMRYVFNQLLDPNPLLFYLSVEAYLGSSPKDARSLAPQICSHFLEPDAPVKIKVREEILTDIEGRLHAQEDIRGPLSELQQQVLPDIQEQLQDYRNKQTMGLGSLFGEGDLQQLDGDPVKERTVVDRQVLALWDILSKHEEDRSSPLASAVHLYLRHSGIKLRDSKVFPGLMSEKEKWLPFFPKAKKLSSARREKDGDDKKRNPILKYIGKPRSTSQSTFHVPLSPAEVRPGSVRNIIQQFENNSDSVEEGDSEGQTLSSSSFGEDSMDSPTISVRLARSESLKAQGEGRRRGGGAGAESVPRSRSDVDMEDVEEREGPGLRLLHHSASSSASSSSARSLENPTPPYTPRSQRRMLDAPVALLPDAPALDEDVVDSHNWQETVEPHVLASLSSREIDRQAVIYELYTTEASHLRTLRVLDQVFYQKMQSVLSPEELSCIFLNLRHVYELHASLCEAMKKRRESPVVQGIGDIMLARLEGEAGDQFEEQVSHLCSQQSQALELIKSKQRKDPRFAHLIQECEASPHCRRLQLKDLLVAEMQRLTKYPLLLDNIIKHSEPSSPDLPLLQRAQARCRGILQAVNEVVRETEHRHRLGQYQRRLDLTPLERLANPLAAQFKSLDLTTKRMIHEGSLTWRVSKDKAIEVQALLLSDLLVLLQRGADERLVLRCPSRSLGGAPDLKIPFCPILRLDSALVRLVATDNKALYVISTSESQIYELVAGTSSEKNTWKDLLEKTIAAASLGAGSSKQGSPAPSSGVRSSDNALDVLESSVSLEQDSVSDDEAALTPTDGSDTHHHQDGDGSPRTKAAVAEAALQDVETLRQLIFRDLEDGWSQDSDDTPTNETANERSPLTDGVGAEFSDPAPSERPSQWGEESVEAPPVEVPQSPIKVVRKVVGAGCSLPDDITDDVTAGQSSGDGGNMFYLVMPREASSALTDESSTDELKDSDASHSIHQTQDTSFISEEEEQETPCLSPADQSLTETLSHRDRPGQSPPSLQRHVIRNVDEIFSTMEELMRKLQHLRDIEADHYKLLKKLRKPLPVDKMSSDFVYKSPTAARMPSLDRGAGDGKEGVSTEPAQPEIQSTGF